The stretch of DNA CGAATATAAGGTGGCGGTGAAGGCCAGCGACGTGTTCCTCGCGGTCGCCGCCTATCATGGGCTGGCCGATGCGGTGGACTGCCCGCTGCACCTCGGTATCACCGAAGCCGGTGGGCTGATCGGCGGGACCGTCAAGTCGTCGATCGGCATCGGCAGCCTGCTGTGGGCGGGTATCGGCGACACGATCCGTGTTTCGCTGAGCGCGGAACCCGAACAGGAAGTGAAGGTCGGCTTCGAAATCCTCAAGGCGCTCGGCCTGCGCACTCGCGGCGTGCGGGTCGTCTCATGCCCATCGTGCTCGCGCCAGGGCTTCGACGTGATCCGCACGGTCGAGGCGCTGGAAAAGCGGCTCGAACACATCAAGACACCGATGAGCCTTTCGGTGCTCGGCTGCGTGGTCAACGGCCCGGGCGAGGCGCGCGAAACCGACATCGGCATCACCGGCGGCGGCGCGGGCAAGCACATGGTCTACCTTTCGGGCGTCACCGATCATCATGTCGAGAGCGACGCCATGCTCGACCACATCGTGTCATTGGTCGAAGCCAAAGCAGCGGAAATCGAGGCCGGCAAGGCGGTAGCTTTCGACCCCCATGCCGAAGCGGCGGAGTAGTCTGCCACGGGGGACGAATGACGATCGAGACCGATTACCTGATCGTGGGAGCCGGGGCGACCGGCCTCGCCTTTGCGGACACGCTGGTCGAGCAGGATACCTCCGCCGACATCGTCATTGTCGACAAGCATTCCTCGCCAGGCGGGCACTGGAATGACGCCTATTCCTTCGTCGCACTGCACCAGCCGAGCGCGACCTATGGCATCAACCGCCTGCCGCTGGGCCACGATCGCATCGACGAAGCCGGGCCGAACAAGGGTTTCTTCGAACTCGCCAGCGGGGC from Erythrobacter mangrovi encodes:
- the ispG gene encoding flavodoxin-dependent (E)-4-hydroxy-3-methylbut-2-enyl-diphosphate synthase produces the protein MTSIRPWRDIMRRQSRQIMVGNVPVGGDAPITVQTMTNTPTEDVGATIDQIRRCEEAGADIIRVSCPTEEATRHFDQITRAANVPIVADIHFHYKRALEAADKGAACLRINPGNIGSSERVAEVVRAAKANGCAIRIGVNAGSLEKDLLEKYGEPCPEALIESALDHIKLLQDHDFHEYKVAVKASDVFLAVAAYHGLADAVDCPLHLGITEAGGLIGGTVKSSIGIGSLLWAGIGDTIRVSLSAEPEQEVKVGFEILKALGLRTRGVRVVSCPSCSRQGFDVIRTVEALEKRLEHIKTPMSLSVLGCVVNGPGEARETDIGITGGGAGKHMVYLSGVTDHHVESDAMLDHIVSLVEAKAAEIEAGKAVAFDPHAEAAE